The Prochlorococcus sp. MIT 1300 genome has a window encoding:
- the rplS gene encoding 50S ribosomal protein L19 — protein sequence MAADSKDTSIQEETSKKAPEKESANSSEVASKTKTLDSAKVSGVDLVREFEQAQQKDSLPEIYVGDTVKVGVRISEGNKERVQPYEGVVISKRNGGLNETITVRRIFQGIGVERIFMLHSPQVASIKVERRGKVRRAKLFYLRERVGKATRVKQRFDR from the coding sequence ATGGCTGCTGATTCAAAAGACACCTCCATTCAGGAGGAAACAAGTAAGAAAGCACCTGAGAAGGAGTCGGCCAATTCCTCAGAGGTGGCTTCTAAAACTAAAACGCTGGATTCAGCAAAGGTCAGTGGAGTTGATCTTGTAAGGGAATTCGAACAAGCCCAGCAAAAAGACAGCCTTCCTGAAATTTATGTTGGAGATACTGTCAAGGTTGGCGTCAGAATTAGCGAGGGCAACAAAGAGCGCGTTCAGCCCTATGAAGGAGTGGTTATCTCTAAACGCAATGGAGGGCTAAATGAAACCATTACAGTTCGTCGGATCTTCCAAGGAATTGGAGTAGAGCGTATATTCATGCTGCATAGCCCGCAGGTTGCTTCCATAAAAGTTGAGCGTCGCGGTAAAGTCCGTAGGGCGAAGCTTTTCTATCTGCGGGAGCGGGTTGGCAAAGCCACCCGCGTTAAGCAGCGCTTCGACCGCTGA
- the tsaD gene encoding tRNA (adenosine(37)-N6)-threonylcarbamoyltransferase complex transferase subunit TsaD, with protein sequence MQRVLALETSCDESAVAVVQLQEGEIEVLANFIASQATEHARWGGVVPEISSRRHLEALPDLIAKALNDVRLPLSAFDAVAATVAPGLAGALMVGSVTARTLASLHSLPFLGIHHLEGHIASVSLGDKPPEPPYMVLLVSGGHTELIEMKVDGSLERHGRSHDDAAGEAFDKVARLLGLSYPGGPAIESASYGGDSERFVLPKGRISLPGGGFHPYDFSFSGLKTAMLRKVQELETKSGHLPISDLAASFQKVVAEVLVERSIRCTLDQGLKTLVMVGGVAANSKLRELMQERAGIEGIEISLAPKAFCTDNAAMVGAAALKRLELVYCTSSLELGVAPRWPLEQANDFYKQKPPF encoded by the coding sequence ATGCAAAGAGTGCTTGCCCTCGAAACAAGTTGTGACGAGTCGGCCGTTGCAGTGGTTCAGCTTCAGGAAGGTGAAATCGAGGTTTTGGCTAATTTCATAGCATCTCAGGCGACCGAACATGCCCGTTGGGGAGGGGTGGTTCCTGAAATCTCTTCGAGGAGACATTTAGAAGCTTTGCCTGATTTAATTGCGAAAGCGTTAAACGATGTTCGTCTTCCTTTAAGTGCTTTTGATGCAGTTGCTGCGACAGTTGCACCTGGCCTGGCAGGGGCTCTTATGGTTGGTTCTGTGACAGCAAGAACGCTTGCTTCACTCCATTCGTTACCTTTCTTAGGCATACATCATTTAGAAGGACATATTGCTTCTGTTTCTTTAGGGGATAAACCTCCTGAACCGCCTTACATGGTGCTTTTGGTTAGTGGAGGCCATACAGAGTTAATAGAAATGAAGGTGGATGGAAGTCTCGAACGGCATGGTCGGAGTCATGATGATGCTGCCGGAGAGGCTTTTGACAAGGTTGCTCGTTTACTGGGACTCTCTTATCCAGGCGGCCCTGCTATTGAATCTGCTTCTTATGGCGGTGACTCAGAAAGATTTGTTCTTCCTAAGGGCAGGATTTCACTTCCAGGGGGTGGGTTCCATCCCTATGACTTCTCCTTTAGTGGCTTGAAAACCGCAATGCTTAGAAAGGTGCAGGAACTAGAAACCAAATCGGGGCACCTGCCTATAAGTGACCTTGCTGCAAGTTTTCAGAAAGTTGTTGCTGAAGTCTTGGTAGAGAGAAGTATTCGTTGCACTTTGGATCAAGGACTTAAAACTCTAGTAATGGTTGGAGGAGTTGCTGCAAACTCAAAATTGAGAGAATTAATGCAAGAAAGGGCTGGAATTGAGGGGATAGAAATTTCCCTTGCCCCAAAAGCCTTTTGTACAGACAATGCCGCAATGGTGGGCGCGGCGGCTTTAAAACGATTAGAATTAGTCTATTGCACCAGTTCACTGGAACTGGGAGTTGCTCCACGTTGGCCTCTTGAGCAAGCTAATGACTTTTACAAGCAGAAACCCCCATTTTGA
- the gltX gene encoding glutamate--tRNA ligase, which translates to MKVRVRLAPSPTGTLHIGTARTALFNWLFAANEGGKFLLRIEDTDKERSKPEFTENILEGLKWLGLSWDETPIIQSERVKEHKQGIQKLLDQGFAYRCYATEEELAEMRTLQKLRGQPPRYDNRHRNLSNKEETTFKAEGRTAVVRFRIEEQSIIAWDDLIRGHMSWKGADLGGDMVIARRAQADEIGDPLYNLVVVIDDASMNITHVIRGEDHISNTAKQILIYKALGIQIPEFAHTPLILNSEGRKLSKRDGVTSISEFKNMGYTSEALANYMTLLGWSAPEGMGERFSLKEVSSVFNFSRVNKAGAKFDWDKLNWLNAQVLHEWSPEKLLQEIIPLWIAAGWEIPDKSWSKDLLELISPSLTLLTDGLELSRPFFEEPNLLPDGSKQLQTNEGQQSIRGLLQELEKNPWDGRENQKAKELLKVAAESAGVKKGVVMKSLRAALLGCLQGPDLITTWGLLARAGKDRTRLRRFL; encoded by the coding sequence GTGAAGGTCCGAGTAAGGCTCGCTCCTAGTCCTACAGGTACGCTCCATATAGGTACAGCCAGAACGGCATTGTTCAATTGGCTTTTTGCTGCCAATGAAGGGGGAAAGTTCCTTCTTCGGATTGAAGACACAGATAAAGAGAGATCTAAGCCTGAGTTCACAGAAAATATTCTTGAAGGTCTGAAATGGCTTGGCCTTTCTTGGGACGAAACCCCAATTATCCAAAGCGAGCGCGTTAAAGAACACAAACAAGGGATCCAAAAATTACTAGACCAAGGCTTTGCCTATCGGTGCTATGCCACGGAAGAAGAACTTGCTGAAATGCGTACGCTTCAAAAACTTCGCGGTCAGCCGCCTCGCTACGACAACCGCCATAGAAATTTATCTAATAAAGAAGAAACAACCTTTAAGGCCGAGGGAAGAACGGCTGTGGTGAGATTCCGCATAGAAGAACAATCCATAATTGCCTGGGATGATCTCATCCGAGGCCACATGAGTTGGAAAGGAGCAGATCTTGGAGGTGACATGGTCATTGCAAGACGTGCCCAAGCTGATGAGATAGGAGATCCTCTGTACAACCTTGTTGTAGTAATTGATGATGCCTCAATGAACATTACACATGTAATCAGAGGAGAGGATCACATCTCTAATACTGCAAAACAAATACTGATTTATAAAGCTTTAGGCATTCAAATCCCTGAATTTGCTCACACCCCTTTAATCCTAAATTCAGAGGGTAGAAAACTTTCTAAAAGAGATGGAGTTACCTCTATAAGCGAATTTAAAAACATGGGATATACATCCGAGGCACTAGCTAATTACATGACACTTCTTGGGTGGTCGGCACCAGAAGGAATGGGAGAAAGGTTTAGTCTGAAAGAAGTCTCTTCCGTCTTCAACTTCTCAAGAGTTAATAAAGCTGGGGCTAAATTTGACTGGGACAAACTGAACTGGTTAAACGCGCAAGTCTTACATGAATGGTCTCCGGAAAAACTACTACAGGAGATTATTCCTCTTTGGATTGCAGCTGGCTGGGAGATACCAGATAAGTCCTGGAGCAAAGACCTTTTGGAGTTGATCAGCCCTTCTCTTACGCTACTTACCGATGGATTAGAACTGTCTCGGCCTTTTTTCGAGGAGCCAAATCTCCTCCCTGATGGATCAAAGCAACTTCAAACAAATGAGGGGCAACAATCTATTAGAGGTCTTCTGCAAGAACTTGAGAAAAATCCTTGGGATGGCAGGGAAAATCAAAAGGCTAAAGAGCTTTTAAAAGTTGCCGCAGAATCTGCAGGAGTAAAGAAAGGTGTAGTCATGAAAAGTCTTAGAGCTGCCCTTCTTGGATGCTTACAAGGTCCTGACTTAATAACTACTTGGGGACTACTAGCTAGGGCCGGGAAGGATCGAACCAGACTCAGGCGCTTCCTCTGA
- a CDS encoding Photosystem I reaction center subunit III: MRRLFAVVLSALLVFGFAPVVKAENIAPSHGGLTPCSENARFQERASAASNAQAVARFDRYSKAVCGEDGLPHLIITPTIEPFSWNFLRGHEGDVLIPGHIFLYVAGIIGWSGREYLKASKASKDPADKEIFIDFDLVRSSLIKGAMWPLEADKEARKASGTPGSLLESDNNVTVSPR, from the coding sequence ATGCGTCGTCTCTTCGCAGTCGTGCTCTCCGCTTTGCTTGTTTTTGGCTTTGCACCAGTTGTTAAAGCTGAAAACATTGCGCCCTCACATGGCGGACTCACCCCTTGCTCAGAAAATGCCCGCTTTCAAGAGCGTGCTAGTGCCGCATCAAATGCTCAGGCAGTAGCCAGGTTTGATCGATACAGCAAAGCAGTTTGTGGTGAGGATGGGCTACCCCATCTAATAATTACCCCAACCATTGAGCCTTTCTCCTGGAATTTTCTACGCGGCCATGAGGGCGACGTACTTATTCCCGGACATATTTTTCTCTACGTTGCTGGAATCATTGGCTGGTCTGGCAGAGAGTATCTGAAAGCTTCTAAAGCTTCTAAGGATCCAGCTGACAAAGAGATTTTTATCGATTTCGACTTAGTTCGCTCTTCCTTGATCAAAGGAGCCATGTGGCCCCTTGAAGCAGACAAAGAGGCTAGAAAAGCTTCTGGAACACCAGGGTCTCTTCTTGAGAGTGACAACAACGTCACAGTCTCTCCTCGGTGA
- the wecB gene encoding non-hydrolyzing UDP-N-acetylglucosamine 2-epimerase, with product MFSLPRVTIVLGTRPEAIKLAPVIKVFQACKVFSTRVVLTGQHREMVAQVMDLFGLQADHDLDLMKPRQSLTHVTCSALKGLRDEFRKFPADLVLVQGDTSTAFSAALAAFYEQIPVGHVEAGLRTENLMDPFPEEANRRLISQIASLNFAPTALSASNLTSSGVIGDVFITGNTVIDALLTIAEIAKPIDIKGANWENQRVIFTTVHRRENWGDKLIGIADGISRVLDSHHDVSLLLPLHKNPIVREPLEKYFGNNSKVFLTEPLSYDRLVAAVKRCCLLLTDSGGLQEEAPALGKPVLVLRETTERPEAVEAGTAVLVGTQPEKIASIANNLLNDPNAYNSMARVVNPFGDGKASRRILKACRGFLNI from the coding sequence ATGTTTAGTCTGCCTCGCGTTACCATCGTGTTGGGCACTCGCCCCGAGGCAATCAAACTTGCCCCAGTAATTAAGGTATTTCAGGCTTGCAAAGTTTTTAGTACACGAGTTGTTCTTACTGGTCAACATCGAGAAATGGTTGCTCAAGTAATGGATCTTTTTGGTTTACAAGCCGATCATGATCTTGATTTGATGAAGCCACGGCAAAGTCTTACTCATGTAACTTGCTCAGCGCTTAAAGGACTTCGAGACGAATTTCGAAAGTTTCCTGCAGATTTGGTTTTGGTTCAGGGCGATACATCCACTGCCTTTTCAGCTGCATTGGCTGCTTTTTATGAACAGATACCTGTTGGTCATGTAGAGGCGGGATTGAGAACTGAGAATTTGATGGACCCTTTTCCTGAGGAAGCTAATCGACGTTTAATTTCTCAGATCGCTAGTTTGAATTTTGCACCTACTGCTCTTTCAGCATCTAATCTTACTTCTTCGGGGGTAATAGGTGATGTTTTTATAACAGGCAACACTGTTATAGATGCACTTTTGACTATTGCTGAAATTGCAAAGCCTATTGATATTAAAGGTGCAAATTGGGAAAATCAAAGAGTCATTTTCACTACTGTGCATAGAAGAGAGAATTGGGGGGACAAACTTATTGGCATAGCTGATGGAATCAGCAGAGTCCTTGATTCTCATCACGACGTATCATTGTTGCTGCCTCTTCACAAAAATCCAATAGTTAGGGAGCCCCTAGAAAAATATTTTGGTAATAATTCCAAAGTTTTTTTGACTGAACCCTTGTCTTATGACCGCTTAGTAGCTGCGGTTAAAAGGTGTTGCTTGCTTCTGACAGATTCTGGTGGACTGCAGGAAGAGGCACCAGCTTTGGGTAAGCCTGTTTTAGTACTAAGAGAAACAACTGAAAGGCCTGAAGCAGTTGAAGCAGGAACGGCAGTTCTAGTTGGTACTCAGCCTGAGAAGATAGCCTCTATTGCGAATAATCTTCTGAATGACCCTAATGCATATAACTCCATGGCAAGGGTGGTCAATCCTTTTGGGGATGGGAAGGCTAGTAGACGCATACTGAAGGCTTGTCGTGGATTTCTCAATATCTAA
- the gmk gene encoding guanylate kinase, with translation MTASGAKARLTLITGPSGVGKGSLVKKLLQRHVGIWLSVSATTRIPRAGEVEGQHYFFLKRDAFEKIASTGGLIEWAEFAGNLYGTPRKPVEEKLANDNPVLLEIELEGARQVRKSFPEAFQIFLAPPNFQELESRIRGRATDSEEAIQRRLIRAKEEMNARNEFDAVVINDDLEIALGEIEKLMGFEFEKK, from the coding sequence ATGACTGCATCAGGAGCGAAAGCAAGACTTACTTTGATTACAGGCCCTAGTGGGGTAGGGAAGGGATCTCTAGTAAAGAAATTGCTGCAACGCCATGTAGGAATTTGGCTTTCTGTTTCAGCAACTACTCGCATTCCTAGAGCAGGAGAGGTTGAAGGACAGCATTATTTCTTTTTAAAAAGAGATGCCTTTGAGAAGATCGCAAGTACTGGAGGCTTGATCGAATGGGCAGAGTTCGCTGGAAACTTATATGGAACGCCTCGAAAGCCAGTAGAGGAAAAATTAGCTAATGACAATCCGGTTTTACTCGAAATAGAACTGGAAGGGGCTAGACAGGTTCGTAAAAGCTTTCCTGAAGCATTTCAGATTTTCCTTGCGCCTCCAAATTTTCAGGAGTTGGAGAGTCGGATCCGAGGAAGAGCGACTGACTCAGAAGAAGCTATTCAACGTAGATTGATTAGAGCTAAAGAAGAGATGAATGCAAGGAATGAGTTTGATGCAGTTGTGATTAATGATGATCTTGAGATAGCTCTTGGGGAAATTGAGAAACTGATGGGATTTGAATTTGAAAAAAAATAA
- a CDS encoding high light inducible protein, which produces MDSETPIHTSQLGKPVSSGELNSWRRGFTPQAEIWNGRMAMFGLAVGLCFLFTWRLFFS; this is translated from the coding sequence ATGGATTCTGAAACTCCGATTCACACCTCTCAATTAGGTAAGCCTGTGAGCAGTGGCGAGTTGAACTCATGGCGACGTGGATTCACTCCTCAGGCTGAGATATGGAATGGAAGAATGGCGATGTTTGGCCTTGCTGTAGGCCTTTGCTTTTTGTTCACTTGGCGTTTGTTTTTTAGTTGA
- a CDS encoding hyperconserved protein Hcp, with protein MELDLQPGDVVKVLESAALGWVRARVIRVKSGGRVVVQSDQGREFTARGNQVRLIEPAGFRP; from the coding sequence ATGGAGTTGGATCTTCAACCTGGTGATGTCGTGAAGGTGCTCGAGTCAGCCGCTCTCGGTTGGGTTCGTGCACGCGTTATACGAGTCAAATCTGGTGGTCGCGTTGTGGTCCAAAGCGATCAAGGCCGCGAATTCACTGCACGAGGTAATCAAGTCAGACTTATTGAGCCAGCAGGTTTCAGACCTTGA
- a CDS encoding NFACT family protein, with amino-acid sequence MAFTESMVKEVLQPMDLTTLRAVVAELRQRIVPSRFEKAQQPDSCTLNIGLRTLKGLTWLELSWQAEAPRLVTIPTPIKSKSQSTLAQQIQYSLSQLALLEVHQKDFERVIEFKFAKRPGESIDRILILEVMGRHSNLILLDQEHKVITIGRQIRINKSRIRPISTGDLYVPPPALKGIKPTIKESMKEWKERLCLTPSSLKKAFQDSYQGISPSLAHQLVNDDRNESQKLLLSSVNELTEEKWERIYSRWRIWLSYLEKENFQLSFHGPTSYMVWTAENECINQEKDISLSLGIYYKEYLEKKKINQLSDELKKKIIAYQIAEKEKLNRIKTKLGVTSESESIQKEANRLLCLPSPSKEIIIKSQKLFQRAKKLRRSIPILQDRAVYHQRRIEMISGSEAFLEDLMIKKLENNLEKINKLLDLQQELETLLSRTKKRFGRNSTQTKLKHQPLEIKTAGGLVIQIGRNHLQNDFISLRQAKPGDLWFHAQECPGSHVVLKSSAGLPQDEDIQLAADLAAYFSKAKGNQKVAVIAVPTKQLRGIPEAGPGTISHRGGEVFWAKPDRGKNYLSTN; translated from the coding sequence ATGGCCTTTACCGAATCAATGGTCAAGGAAGTCCTCCAACCAATGGATCTGACAACCCTTCGGGCAGTGGTTGCGGAACTGCGTCAAAGAATAGTGCCAAGCCGATTCGAAAAAGCACAACAGCCTGATTCATGCACCTTAAATATTGGGCTAAGAACATTAAAAGGATTGACATGGTTGGAACTTAGTTGGCAAGCAGAAGCACCTCGCCTTGTGACTATTCCAACACCTATAAAGTCAAAATCTCAAAGCACACTTGCGCAACAAATACAATACAGCCTAAGTCAATTAGCCTTACTGGAAGTTCATCAAAAAGACTTTGAAAGAGTAATTGAATTCAAATTTGCGAAACGACCGGGCGAAAGTATAGATAGGATTTTAATTCTTGAAGTAATGGGAAGGCACAGCAATCTTATACTTCTAGACCAAGAGCATAAGGTCATAACAATTGGCAGGCAAATACGAATAAACAAATCAAGAATTCGTCCCATAAGCACAGGCGATTTATATGTACCTCCCCCTGCGCTAAAGGGTATAAAGCCTACTATAAAAGAATCGATGAAAGAATGGAAAGAAAGGCTCTGCCTAACTCCAAGCTCTCTGAAAAAAGCCTTTCAAGATAGTTATCAAGGCATTAGCCCTAGCCTTGCCCACCAATTAGTTAATGACGACAGAAATGAATCGCAAAAACTGCTGCTCTCTTCAGTTAATGAGCTAACAGAAGAAAAATGGGAGCGAATCTATAGTCGATGGCGTATATGGCTAAGTTACCTTGAAAAAGAGAACTTTCAACTTTCCTTTCATGGGCCAACAAGTTACATGGTATGGACTGCTGAAAATGAATGTATTAATCAAGAAAAAGACATCAGCCTTTCATTAGGAATTTACTATAAAGAATATCTTGAAAAAAAGAAAATCAATCAACTTTCTGATGAGCTAAAAAAGAAAATTATTGCCTACCAGATAGCGGAAAAGGAAAAACTAAATAGAATCAAAACCAAGCTTGGAGTCACCTCAGAAAGTGAGTCAATCCAAAAAGAAGCAAATCGTTTACTTTGCCTGCCCTCACCAAGCAAGGAAATCATTATAAAATCTCAGAAACTTTTCCAGAGAGCCAAAAAACTTAGGCGATCAATTCCAATATTACAAGACAGGGCTGTCTATCATCAAAGGAGAATAGAAATGATCTCAGGTAGCGAAGCCTTCCTTGAAGATCTAATGATTAAGAAGCTGGAAAATAACTTGGAGAAAATAAATAAGCTTCTTGATCTTCAACAAGAGTTAGAAACATTACTGTCAAGAACAAAAAAAAGATTTGGTCGAAACAGTACTCAGACGAAGCTTAAACATCAACCCCTAGAAATTAAAACCGCTGGAGGTTTGGTGATTCAAATTGGCAGAAATCACCTTCAAAATGACTTTATAAGTCTGCGACAGGCAAAACCTGGGGACCTTTGGTTTCATGCACAAGAATGTCCTGGTAGTCATGTTGTCCTTAAATCATCTGCGGGCTTACCCCAAGATGAGGACATTCAGTTAGCAGCTGATCTTGCTGCATATTTCAGCAAAGCAAAAGGGAACCAAAAGGTTGCTGTAATAGCTGTCCCTACAAAGCAACTGAGAGGAATTCCAGAGGCAGGACCTGGAACGATCTCCCACCGAGGAGGAGAAGTGTTCTGGGCAAAACCAGATCGAGGCAAAAACTATCTCTCGACGAATTAA
- the psaJ gene encoding photosystem I reaction center subunit IX — MPKIFRSAHVVAAVWITITAGYLIEFNRFHPDLLFHPMSGGIGG, encoded by the coding sequence ATGCCTAAGATTTTTCGATCAGCTCATGTAGTTGCTGCAGTTTGGATCACCATTACGGCTGGATACCTTATTGAGTTCAACCGTTTTCACCCAGATCTACTTTTCCACCCAATGTCAGGCGGAATTGGTGGGTGA
- a CDS encoding DUF1643 domain-containing protein translates to MDFSISKASFSNCGHYRWVLKRSWDNRKKKIIFVGLNPSKADASKEDPTLRRLIGFSDSWGYGCLVVVNLFGRVSSSPLSLRQCKDPIGLENDQYLTRLIKKWSSSAKWDLWLGWGEGGTWRGRHFDLIDLIASYMQERICSVPYGLGPMALGLTAKGHPRHPLYIPKGTFLKPYPISISTYK, encoded by the coding sequence GTGGATTTCTCAATATCTAAAGCGAGTTTTAGTAATTGTGGCCATTACAGATGGGTTTTAAAGCGTTCTTGGGATAATCGAAAGAAGAAAATTATTTTTGTTGGGTTAAACCCCTCTAAGGCTGATGCGTCTAAGGAAGATCCAACCCTTAGGCGGCTTATAGGATTTTCGGATTCTTGGGGATACGGTTGTCTTGTGGTGGTGAACTTATTTGGTCGAGTCAGCAGTTCTCCACTTTCTCTTAGGCAATGTAAGGATCCAATTGGATTAGAAAATGATCAATATCTCACCAGGTTGATTAAAAAATGGTCTTCAAGTGCCAAATGGGATCTTTGGCTTGGTTGGGGTGAAGGAGGTACGTGGCGGGGACGTCATTTTGACTTAATTGACTTGATTGCAAGCTATATGCAGGAACGTATTTGCTCGGTTCCATATGGGTTAGGTCCAATGGCTTTAGGATTGACCGCAAAAGGACACCCTCGACATCCTTTATATATTCCTAAAGGAACTTTTCTGAAGCCTTACCCTATTTCTATTAGCACTTACAAGTAG
- the map gene encoding type I methionyl aminopeptidase — MKLFADLLAASSSGRLDSAGPSIQKRRGVEIKSAREVEIMRKASEIVATVLREINLMAEPGLSTGDLDAFAERRIREMGAVPSFKGYHGFPGSICASINDEVVHGIPSNKRIIRKGDLLKVDTGAYFDGYHGDSCITICIGDVPSPGDRLSRVAKEALMAGLSKIKANNTLLDIAGAIEDHVLKNGFSVVEDYTGHGVGRNLHEEPSVFNFRTNDLPNLTLRPGMTLAVEPILNAGKKDCRTLKDRWTVVTKDKSLSAQWEHTILVTSDGCEILTDRGD, encoded by the coding sequence ATGAAACTCTTTGCTGATTTGCTGGCTGCCAGCTCCTCAGGTCGTCTGGACTCTGCAGGGCCATCAATACAAAAACGCAGGGGAGTCGAAATTAAGTCTGCAAGAGAGGTCGAAATCATGCGGAAGGCTAGTGAAATAGTCGCCACAGTATTGAGAGAGATCAACTTAATGGCTGAACCTGGTCTTAGTACTGGTGATTTAGATGCTTTTGCGGAACGACGTATACGCGAAATGGGGGCTGTCCCAAGTTTTAAGGGTTATCACGGTTTCCCTGGGAGTATCTGCGCAAGTATTAATGATGAAGTTGTGCATGGGATTCCCAGCAATAAAAGAATTATCCGAAAGGGTGATTTACTCAAGGTAGATACAGGTGCATATTTTGATGGCTATCACGGAGATAGTTGCATCACAATATGTATTGGAGATGTCCCTTCTCCTGGTGACAGATTGAGTCGTGTTGCTAAAGAAGCTTTAATGGCAGGACTCTCAAAAATTAAAGCTAATAACACTCTTTTAGATATTGCGGGAGCAATTGAGGATCATGTTTTAAAAAATGGATTTAGTGTTGTAGAGGATTACACTGGCCATGGGGTAGGACGTAACCTTCATGAAGAACCTTCCGTATTTAATTTTCGCACTAATGACCTGCCTAATCTAACTCTTAGACCGGGCATGACATTGGCTGTTGAGCCTATATTAAATGCTGGTAAAAAGGATTGTCGGACTCTTAAAGATAGATGGACTGTAGTTACTAAAGATAAAAGTCTTTCTGCTCAATGGGAGCATACAATCTTGGTTACTTCAGATGGTTGTGAGATACTTACGGATAGAGGTGATTAG
- a CDS encoding cation:proton antiporter: protein MTPERLGLLWGITVFAGAGARLLAALTGLPGVVLLLLSGLLIGRSGFGLVEPLDLGQGLETIVGLLVSLVLFDGGLNLRLPGETIKNTVLRISVIRLVVSLAAGLLAAHWLAGLGWSVAAVYSAIVLATGPTVVTPLVQQIRLASPLGDVLEAEGLVLEPVGAVLALLLLELLLGDLHGWREVAFGLLARLGGGVLMGSAAGWLLSEALRRVKPDRSVGLRLQITLGVLFLLYGICEWLLPESGLPASVAAGVVVGRRPATEANQLDLLIRELARLAITMLFPLLAADVSWAELSPLGWGGVTCVLTLMVIVRPAAVSLATFGLPLDLRQKLFLGWLAPRGIVTAAVASLFSIRLEQAGILGAGRLQGLVFLTILMTVGIQGLTAQPLARALGLLAPEDSSEEAPESGSILPGPS, encoded by the coding sequence ATGACGCCTGAGCGGTTAGGTCTGCTATGGGGTATCACCGTCTTTGCAGGCGCAGGTGCACGACTTTTGGCGGCCTTAACAGGCTTGCCAGGAGTAGTGCTTTTATTGTTATCTGGTTTGCTCATTGGACGTTCTGGCTTTGGGTTGGTAGAGCCATTGGATCTGGGACAGGGACTGGAAACAATTGTTGGCCTGTTAGTAAGTCTTGTTCTTTTTGATGGTGGTCTAAACCTTCGTCTTCCTGGGGAGACCATTAAGAACACAGTTTTGCGAATTTCAGTAATTCGCCTTGTGGTTTCTTTGGCAGCAGGTTTGTTGGCTGCGCATTGGCTGGCCGGATTGGGTTGGTCAGTTGCAGCTGTATACAGTGCAATTGTTCTTGCTACTGGACCAACTGTTGTAACTCCGTTGGTACAACAAATTCGTTTGGCGTCGCCTTTGGGTGATGTTTTAGAGGCAGAGGGCTTGGTTTTGGAACCAGTAGGAGCAGTTTTGGCCCTACTGCTTTTGGAATTATTGCTTGGAGATTTGCATGGTTGGAGAGAAGTCGCTTTTGGCCTTTTGGCGCGGCTTGGGGGAGGCGTGCTTATGGGTTCAGCAGCTGGTTGGCTTCTTTCTGAGGCACTACGTAGAGTCAAACCTGATCGGTCCGTTGGGCTGAGATTGCAAATCACATTGGGTGTTCTGTTTCTTCTGTACGGGATTTGTGAATGGCTTTTGCCTGAGTCGGGTTTGCCTGCCTCAGTCGCTGCAGGGGTTGTGGTTGGACGTAGGCCGGCTACTGAAGCAAACCAATTGGATCTTCTGATTAGAGAACTTGCAAGGCTGGCTATCACTATGCTTTTCCCCTTGCTTGCAGCAGATGTATCTTGGGCAGAACTCAGCCCATTGGGGTGGGGTGGTGTCACCTGTGTGTTGACATTAATGGTGATAGTTAGGCCTGCTGCAGTTAGTTTGGCGACTTTTGGGTTGCCCTTAGACCTAAGACAGAAATTGTTTTTAGGTTGGTTAGCTCCTCGGGGAATCGTTACTGCAGCTGTTGCTTCATTGTTTTCAATTCGCCTAGAGCAAGCAGGGATCTTGGGTGCAGGGCGGCTTCAAGGTTTGGTGTTCTTAACCATTTTGATGACAGTGGGTATTCAAGGGTTAACAGCTCAGCCATTAGCTAGGGCCCTTGGATTATTGGCTCCAGAAGATTCTTCAGAGGAAGCGCCTGAGTCTGGTTCGATCCTTCCCGGCCCTAGCTAG